A single genomic interval of Suncus etruscus isolate mSunEtr1 chromosome 12, mSunEtr1.pri.cur, whole genome shotgun sequence harbors:
- the SIX3 gene encoding homeobox protein SIX3: protein MFQLPTLNFSPEQVASVCETLEETGDIERLGRFLWSLPVAPGACEAINKHESILRARAVVAFHTGNFRDLYHILENHKFTKESHGKLQAMWLEAHYQEAEKLRGRPLGPVDKYRVRKKFPLPRTIWDGEQKTHCFKERTRSLLREWYLQDPYPNPSKKRELAQATGLTPTQVGNWFKNRRQRDRAAAAKNRLQHQAIGPSGMRSLAEPGCPTHGPAESPSTAASPTTSVSSLTERADTGTSILSVTSSDSECDV, encoded by the exons ATGTTCCAGCTGCCCACCCTCAACTTCTCGCCGGAGCAGGTGGCCAGCGTCTGCGAGACGCTGGAGGAGACGGGCGACATCGAGCGGCTGGGCCGCTTCCTCTGGTCGCTGCCCGTGGCGCCCGGCGCGTGCGAGGCCATCAACAAGCACGAGTCCATCCTGCGCGCGCGGGCCGTGGTGGCCTTCCACACGGGCAACTTCCGCGACCTCTACCACATCCTGGAGAACCACAAGTTCACCAAGGAGTCGCACGGCAAGCTGCAGGCCATGTGGCTCGAGGCGCACTACCAGGAGGCCGAGAAGCTGCGCGGCCGCCCGCTCGGGCCCGTGGACAAGTACCGCGTGCGCAAGAAGTTCCCGCTGCCGCGCACCATCTGGGACGGCGAGCAGAAGACGCACTGCTTCAAGGAGCGGACTCGCAGCCTGCTGCGGGAGTGGTACCTGCAGGACCCCTACCCGAACCCCAGCAAGAAGCGCGAGCTGGCCCAGGCCACCGGACTGACCCCCACGCAGGTCGGCAACTGGTTCAAGAACCGGCGACAGCGGGACCGCGCCGCGGCGGCCAAGAACAG GCTCCAGCACCAGGCCATCGGGCCCAGCGGCATGCGCTCGCTGGCCGAGCCCGGCTGCCCCACACACGGCCCGGCGGAGTCGCCCTCCACGGCGGCCAGCCCCACCACGAGCGTGTCCAGCCTGACCGAGCGCGCGGACACCGGCACCTCCATCCTGTCGGTCACCTCGAGCGACTCGGAGTGTGATGTATGA